The Halobellus sp. MBLA0158 genome has a window encoding:
- a CDS encoding FKBP-type peptidyl-prolyl cis-trans isomerase, producing the protein MSDEQQADAAESQADADAPAEGGDVEEDVADVPEDAIQEDDFVRLAYTLRTKDDGTVVDTTDEETAEEADIDTEEYDFEPRVIVVGAGHVFESVDDALVGGEVGDTGTVDIPAAEAFGEYDDEQVRTVSANKIDEDDRYPGAQVQIDGDQGQVITMVGGRARVDFNHPLAGEDLEYEYEILEIVDDREEQAASMLEMYLQQAPEVWIETDTVEEEQVVEPDEDEADAEDDDGELETETVEVEKETLYIEATPQMTMNQQWMFSKQQIAQDVMDRLDLDRVIVQETIDGMGGMMGGLGGMMGGAGGPGGAAPEDIEEAIEDVDVDADELAEELEDVDIDE; encoded by the coding sequence ATGAGTGACGAACAGCAGGCGGACGCCGCCGAATCGCAGGCAGACGCCGACGCTCCCGCCGAAGGGGGAGACGTCGAGGAGGACGTCGCGGACGTCCCCGAGGATGCCATCCAGGAGGACGACTTCGTCCGTCTGGCCTACACGCTCCGAACGAAGGACGACGGCACCGTCGTCGACACCACCGACGAGGAGACCGCCGAGGAGGCCGACATCGACACCGAGGAGTACGACTTCGAGCCCCGCGTGATCGTGGTCGGCGCCGGCCACGTCTTCGAGAGCGTCGACGACGCGCTCGTCGGCGGCGAAGTGGGCGACACCGGCACCGTCGACATCCCCGCCGCCGAGGCGTTCGGCGAGTACGACGACGAGCAGGTCCGCACCGTCAGCGCCAACAAGATCGACGAGGACGACCGCTACCCCGGCGCCCAGGTCCAGATCGACGGCGACCAGGGCCAGGTCATCACGATGGTCGGCGGCCGCGCCCGCGTCGACTTCAATCACCCGCTCGCGGGCGAGGACCTCGAATACGAGTACGAGATCCTCGAGATCGTCGACGACCGCGAGGAGCAGGCCGCGAGCATGCTGGAGATGTACCTCCAGCAGGCCCCCGAGGTCTGGATCGAGACCGACACGGTCGAAGAAGAGCAGGTCGTCGAGCCCGACGAGGACGAGGCGGACGCCGAAGACGACGACGGCGAACTCGAAACCGAGACCGTCGAGGTCGAAAAGGAGACGCTGTACATCGAGGCCACGCCGCAGATGACGATGAATCAGCAGTGGATGTTCTCCAAGCAGCAGATCGCCCAGGACGTGATGGACCGGCTCGACCTCGATCGGGTCATCGTCCAGGAGACCATCGACGGGATGGGCGGAATGATGGGCGGCCTCGGCGGGATGATGGGCGGCGCCGGCGGCCCCGGCGGCGCGGCTCCCGAGGACATCGAAGAGGCGATCGAGGACGTCGACGTCGACGCCGACGAACTCGCCGAAGAGCTCGAAGACGTCGACATCGACGAGTAA
- the cyaB gene encoding class IV adenylate cyclase — MYEVEVKLRAAHDAVRPALDDAGAERVGGVTQVDTYYDAPHRDFAETDEALRVREERPADSAADGEADADASATTKVTYKGPLVDADSKTREERETGVDDADAARGVFEGLGFEPAAVVEKHRTFFEVDGYTVTLDRVADLGEFVEVEAEAEREADVDAVREGAFDVLRRLGLDPDDQIRTSYLGLLLNEE, encoded by the coding sequence ATGTACGAGGTCGAGGTCAAACTGCGGGCCGCCCACGACGCCGTCCGCCCGGCGCTCGACGACGCGGGCGCCGAGCGCGTCGGCGGCGTGACCCAGGTGGACACCTACTACGACGCGCCGCACCGAGACTTCGCCGAGACGGACGAGGCGCTGCGGGTCCGGGAGGAACGCCCCGCCGACTCCGCGGCGGACGGGGAAGCGGACGCAGACGCGAGCGCGACGACGAAAGTCACGTACAAGGGCCCGCTCGTCGACGCCGACTCGAAGACCCGCGAGGAACGCGAGACTGGCGTCGACGACGCCGACGCCGCACGAGGTGTCTTCGAGGGCCTCGGCTTCGAGCCCGCCGCGGTCGTCGAGAAGCACCGGACGTTCTTCGAGGTGGACGGCTACACCGTCACGCTCGACCGCGTCGCGGACCTCGGCGAGTTCGTCGAGGTGGAGGCCGAAGCCGAGCGCGAGGCCGACGTCGACGCGGTCAGGGAGGGCGCGTTCGACGTCCTCCGACGGCTCGGTCTCGACCCCGACGACCAGATCCGGACCTCCTATCTGGGGCTGCTGCTCAACGAGGAATAA
- a CDS encoding methionine adenosyltransferase gives MTERNISIEAADRTAVEDQTVEIVERKGIGHPDSICDGIAESVSRALSNLYLDRVGKVLHYNTDETQLVAGESAPQYGGGEIVEPIYILIVGRATKSYDGKRLPVDSTALAAARDYLNEHIPELEVGTDVIVDVRLGEGSGDLQEVFGEEGAEVPMSNDTSFGVGHAPLTETEEIVRSVERELNGPYAADHPELGPDVKVMGKREGDHVDITVAAAMVDAYLDDLDEYDDAVESVREHAAAVARDLTDREVAVDVNTADDYEEGSVYLTVTGTSAEMGDDGSVGRGNRANGLITPNRPMSMEATSGKNPVNHIGKIYNLLSTDIAETVVDEVDGIRDLQVRLLSQIGRPIDQPHVADAKVVTEPGADLDALEPEIRAIVDDRLANVSDITRRVIDGELSTF, from the coding sequence ATGACCGAGCGGAACATCTCTATCGAGGCGGCGGACCGAACGGCCGTCGAGGACCAGACGGTCGAGATCGTCGAGCGGAAGGGCATCGGCCATCCCGACTCCATCTGCGACGGCATCGCCGAGAGCGTCTCGCGGGCGCTCTCGAACCTCTACCTGGATCGCGTCGGCAAGGTGCTCCACTACAACACCGACGAGACGCAGCTGGTCGCCGGCGAGTCCGCCCCCCAGTACGGCGGCGGCGAGATCGTCGAGCCGATCTACATCCTGATCGTCGGGCGCGCGACGAAGTCCTACGACGGCAAGCGACTCCCCGTCGATTCGACCGCGCTCGCGGCCGCCCGCGACTACCTGAACGAGCACATCCCCGAACTGGAGGTCGGCACCGACGTGATCGTCGACGTGCGCCTCGGCGAGGGCTCGGGCGACCTCCAGGAGGTCTTCGGCGAGGAGGGCGCCGAGGTCCCGATGTCGAACGACACCTCCTTCGGCGTCGGCCACGCGCCGCTCACCGAGACCGAGGAGATCGTCCGCTCCGTCGAACGGGAGCTCAACGGGCCCTACGCCGCGGACCACCCCGAACTCGGCCCCGACGTGAAGGTGATGGGCAAACGCGAGGGCGACCACGTCGACATCACCGTCGCCGCGGCGATGGTCGACGCGTACCTCGACGATCTCGACGAGTACGACGACGCCGTAGAGAGCGTCCGCGAGCACGCCGCCGCGGTCGCCCGCGACCTGACAGACCGCGAGGTCGCCGTCGACGTCAACACCGCCGACGACTACGAGGAGGGCTCGGTCTACCTGACCGTCACGGGCACCAGCGCCGAGATGGGCGACGACGGCTCCGTCGGCCGCGGCAACCGCGCCAACGGCCTGATCACGCCGAACCGCCCGATGAGTATGGAGGCGACCTCCGGGAAGAACCCCGTCAACCACATCGGCAAGATCTACAACCTCCTCTCGACCGACATCGCCGAGACCGTCGTCGACGAGGTCGACGGCATCCGCGACCTCCAGGTCCGCCTGCTCTCCCAGATCGGCCGCCCGATCGACCAGCCCCACGTCGCCGACGCGAAGGTCGTCACCGAGCCCGGCGCCGACCTCGACGCGCTCGAACCCGAGATCCGCGCCATCGTCGACGACCGCCTGGCGAACGTCTCGGACATCACCCGCCGCGTGATCGACGGCGAGCTGTCGACGTTCTGA
- a CDS encoding tRNA sulfurtransferase: MSATNAVLVGYGDFGTKSSAVRAKMAERVARDVEAALADAGIDAVVERPWSRLVVRTDRPADAARTAARLPGVAFARPSVAVDADLEAICDAARRLAADHSPDRTYAIDSDRIGPDDAHDFSSREIKVAAGDAVGEASGARVDLDDPDRTYRIEVREAEAFVSVERVDGPGGLPVGSQGRVAVLVSGGLDSPVAMWRLLRRGCETIPVYVDLGDYGGSDHRARALEVVRTVSERAPRADLRPRIVDGEPFVERVVEDTTSTRMLSLRRAMLAAAEAVADRADAHSVATGEALGQKSSQTGANLAVTDAAVSLPVHRPLLTADKPDIVAEARDLGTYTDATLPVGCDRVAPSHPETNATLDAVVAAEPDGLLDIAREAGRDADVGSL; encoded by the coding sequence GTGAGCGCGACGAACGCGGTGCTCGTGGGGTACGGCGACTTCGGGACCAAGAGCAGCGCGGTCCGCGCGAAGATGGCAGAGCGCGTCGCCCGCGACGTCGAGGCGGCGCTCGCCGACGCCGGAATCGACGCGGTCGTCGAGCGCCCGTGGTCCCGGCTCGTCGTCCGCACGGATCGCCCGGCGGACGCCGCCCGCACCGCCGCGAGGCTGCCGGGCGTCGCCTTCGCGCGCCCCTCGGTCGCGGTCGACGCCGACCTGGAGGCGATCTGCGACGCCGCGCGCCGCCTCGCCGCGGACCACTCCCCCGACCGGACATACGCGATCGACAGCGACCGGATCGGTCCCGACGACGCCCACGACTTCTCCTCCCGGGAGATCAAGGTCGCCGCCGGCGACGCGGTCGGCGAGGCGTCGGGCGCGCGCGTCGACCTCGACGATCCCGACCGGACCTACCGGATCGAGGTCCGCGAGGCGGAGGCGTTCGTCTCTGTCGAGCGGGTCGACGGCCCCGGCGGCCTCCCGGTCGGCTCGCAGGGCCGCGTCGCGGTCCTCGTCAGCGGCGGCCTCGACTCCCCGGTGGCGATGTGGCGCCTGCTCCGCCGCGGCTGCGAGACGATCCCCGTCTACGTCGACCTCGGCGACTACGGCGGCTCCGACCACCGGGCGCGAGCCCTGGAGGTGGTCCGGACGGTTTCCGAGCGCGCGCCCCGCGCGGACCTCCGGCCGCGCATCGTCGACGGCGAGCCGTTCGTCGAGCGCGTCGTCGAGGATACCACATCCACGCGGATGCTCTCGCTCCGGCGCGCGATGCTCGCCGCCGCCGAGGCCGTCGCCGACCGCGCGGACGCCCACAGCGTCGCGACCGGCGAGGCCCTCGGCCAGAAGTCGAGCCAGACGGGCGCGAACCTCGCGGTCACCGACGCCGCCGTCTCGCTCCCCGTCCACCGCCCGCTTCTCACGGCCGACAAGCCGGACATCGTCGCCGAAGCGCGCGACCTCGGCACGTACACGGACGCGACGCTTCCCGTGGGCTGCGACCGGGTCGCGCCCTCCCACCCGGAGACGAACGCGACGCTCGACGCCGTCGTCGCCGCCGAGCCCGACGGGCTCCTCGATATCGCCCGCGAGGCGGGGCGCGACGCGGACGTTGGATCCCTGTGA
- a CDS encoding DUF5804 family protein — MTRVCLVGAADVDVQYELLSRETAREALSTYERHAPFENSLAVDTVSLGAAVSLCNDLNWYLVRFVDLALVREPSVSTEEWLSRSLATQVRDGDADPAETGDLLAVYGVEDGALVEPMYVTRRPDGTVPEYDLRPASETVVVRVTEDEFGRG; from the coding sequence ATGACCCGCGTCTGTCTCGTCGGCGCCGCCGACGTCGACGTCCAGTACGAACTCCTCTCGCGGGAGACCGCCCGCGAGGCGCTCTCGACCTACGAGCGACACGCGCCCTTCGAGAACTCCCTGGCGGTCGACACCGTGAGCCTCGGCGCGGCGGTGTCGCTGTGCAACGACCTGAACTGGTATCTCGTCCGCTTCGTCGACCTCGCGCTCGTCCGCGAGCCGAGCGTCTCGACCGAGGAGTGGCTGAGCCGCTCGCTCGCGACGCAGGTCCGCGACGGCGACGCCGACCCCGCGGAGACGGGCGACCTGCTTGCGGTCTACGGCGTCGAGGACGGCGCGCTCGTCGAGCCGATGTACGTCACCCGCCGGCCCGACGGGACCGTCCCCGAGTACGACCTCCGGCCCGCCTCGGAGACGGTCGTCGTCCGCGTCACAGAAGACGAGTTCGGCCGCGGGTAG
- a CDS encoding PRC-barrel domain-containing protein — MDETPEKITTLVGREVYSNEGVFVGEVADVRLDLEDRQAVTGLALTQLNDELFADLVSGQKGVILPYRWVRAVGDVILINDVTLHDVIEQMTQPNKDDAEDALA; from the coding sequence ATGGACGAGACACCCGAGAAGATCACGACGCTCGTCGGCCGCGAGGTGTACTCGAACGAAGGCGTCTTCGTGGGCGAGGTCGCCGACGTCCGCCTGGACCTCGAAGACCGGCAGGCGGTGACCGGGCTGGCCCTCACACAGCTCAACGACGAACTCTTCGCCGATCTCGTGAGCGGGCAGAAGGGCGTCATCCTCCCGTACCGCTGGGTCCGCGCCGTCGGCGACGTCATCCTCATCAACGACGTCACCCTCCACGACGTGATCGAGCAGATGACCCAACCGAACAAGGACGACGCCGAAGACGCGCTGGCGTGA
- a CDS encoding glycosyltransferase, which produces MSPPSVAVFTDTYLPTVNGVSYTIRTWRDRWRDRGGRMPVVYPGSDAYDPDDGEHPVGSLPFPMYEGFRLGSPRIPKAVGDVDVVHAHTPFAVGLGGVRLARRNDLPLVTSYHTPTAEYADYLTSRPRVERGIERIAQRYERWFLARSDAVVFPSEAAKERALADADADVPAAVVSNGVDTDFFAPVDPAGVEAFRERYDLPSGPLVGYTGRHGHEKNVGEFLRAADGLDATVVVGGDGPAREEWEALAADLDVDARFLGFLPREELPTFYSALDAFVFPSPVETQGLVALEANACGTPVVAVDAGALSNTVDDGVTGYHYDHGDLAGCRDAIGRVLDEGESLSESCLARRDELSVEHAVDQLAALYERLLGENRGAPGARETRA; this is translated from the coding sequence ATGAGTCCCCCCTCGGTCGCCGTCTTCACCGACACCTACCTGCCGACGGTGAACGGCGTCTCCTACACCATCCGGACGTGGCGCGACCGCTGGCGGGACCGCGGCGGCCGGATGCCGGTCGTCTACCCGGGGAGCGACGCGTACGACCCCGACGACGGCGAACACCCCGTGGGGAGCCTCCCGTTCCCGATGTACGAGGGGTTCCGCCTGGGGTCGCCGCGGATCCCGAAGGCCGTCGGCGACGTCGACGTCGTCCACGCCCACACGCCCTTCGCGGTCGGCCTCGGCGGGGTCCGCCTCGCGCGCCGGAACGACCTCCCGCTCGTGACCTCCTACCACACGCCGACCGCGGAGTACGCCGACTACCTCACCTCCCGCCCGCGCGTCGAGCGCGGCATCGAGCGGATCGCCCAGCGGTACGAGCGGTGGTTCCTCGCCCGCTCGGACGCGGTCGTCTTCCCGAGCGAGGCCGCGAAGGAGCGGGCCCTTGCCGACGCCGACGCCGACGTCCCCGCGGCGGTGGTCTCGAACGGCGTCGACACCGACTTCTTCGCGCCGGTCGACCCGGCGGGAGTCGAGGCGTTCCGCGAGCGCTACGACCTCCCGTCGGGGCCGCTCGTCGGCTACACCGGCCGGCACGGCCACGAGAAGAACGTGGGTGAGTTCCTGCGCGCGGCCGACGGCCTGGACGCGACCGTCGTCGTCGGCGGCGACGGGCCCGCGCGCGAGGAGTGGGAGGCGCTCGCGGCCGACCTCGACGTCGACGCCCGGTTCCTCGGATTCCTCCCGCGCGAGGAGCTTCCCACGTTCTACTCGGCGCTGGACGCCTTCGTCTTCCCGAGCCCCGTCGAGACCCAGGGGCTCGTCGCCCTGGAGGCGAACGCCTGTGGGACGCCCGTCGTCGCCGTCGACGCCGGCGCGCTCTCGAACACCGTCGACGACGGCGTCACGGGCTATCACTACGACCACGGCGACCTCGCGGGCTGTCGGGACGCGATCGGGCGCGTTCTCGACGAGGGCGAGTCGCTGTCGGAGTCGTGTCTCGCCCGACGCGACGAACTGAGCGTCGAACACGCGGTCGATCAGCTCGCGGCCCTCTACGAGCGGCTTCTCGGAGAAAATCGCGGGGCGCCCGGAGCGCGCGAGACGCGGGCGTAG
- a CDS encoding glycosyltransferase family 4 protein: MALRALNYLELESHLDRSGIGTATDQQRAALARTDVEVVTSPWRGGDPLAGLQSTVRGRGLLREYDVAHCNLVGPGSLAVARHAKRNGIPLILHTHVTREDFAESFRGSTTIAPALGRYLKWFYSQADLVLCPSAYTKRVLESYPVDAPIRPITNGVDVDALEGYEDLRAEYRERYDLEGTVVFLVGNVFERKGLSTFCEVAKETPYDFAWFGPYDTGPHASKAVKRWTSNPPENVTFTGWIDDVRGAYGAGDVYLFPTKNENQGIAVLEAMACGKAVVLRDIPVFEEFYTHGHDCLKCETEAEFREAVERLAEDPELRERLGENARETAREHSLDRVGEQLAATYREVVDAKRAGRPVEVDVESEAEIEPENESGE; this comes from the coding sequence GTGGCACTCCGCGCGCTCAACTACCTCGAACTCGAATCTCACCTCGACCGGAGCGGGATCGGGACGGCCACAGACCAGCAGCGCGCCGCGCTCGCCCGCACGGACGTCGAGGTGGTGACCTCGCCGTGGCGCGGCGGCGACCCTCTCGCCGGGCTCCAGTCGACCGTCCGGGGCCGCGGCCTCCTCCGCGAGTACGACGTCGCCCACTGCAACCTCGTCGGCCCGGGCTCGCTCGCGGTCGCGCGGCACGCAAAGCGGAACGGGATCCCGCTGATCCTCCACACGCACGTCACGCGCGAGGACTTCGCAGAGTCGTTCCGCGGGTCGACGACGATCGCGCCCGCGCTCGGCCGCTACCTGAAGTGGTTCTACTCGCAGGCGGACCTCGTGCTCTGTCCCTCCGCGTACACGAAGCGCGTCCTCGAATCGTACCCCGTCGACGCGCCGATCAGGCCCATCACGAACGGCGTCGATGTTGACGCCCTGGAGGGGTACGAGGACCTCCGCGCGGAGTACCGCGAGCGCTACGACCTGGAGGGGACGGTCGTCTTCCTCGTCGGCAACGTCTTCGAGCGGAAGGGCCTCTCGACGTTCTGCGAAGTGGCCAAAGAGACCCCCTACGACTTCGCGTGGTTCGGCCCCTACGACACCGGCCCGCACGCCTCGAAGGCGGTCAAGCGCTGGACGTCGAATCCGCCGGAGAACGTCACCTTCACCGGCTGGATCGACGACGTCCGCGGCGCGTACGGCGCGGGCGACGTCTACCTCTTCCCGACGAAGAACGAGAACCAGGGGATCGCCGTCCTCGAAGCGATGGCCTGCGGGAAGGCGGTCGTCCTCCGGGACATCCCGGTGTTCGAGGAGTTCTACACCCACGGCCACGACTGCCTGAAGTGCGAGACCGAAGCGGAGTTCCGCGAGGCCGTCGAGCGGCTCGCCGAGGACCCCGAACTCCGCGAACGCCTCGGCGAGAACGCCCGCGAGACCGCGAGGGAGCACAGCCTCGACCGCGTCGGCGAGCAGTTGGCCGCGACGTACCGGGAGGTCGTCGACGCGAAGCGGGCGGGGCGACCGGTCGAGGTCGACGTAGAAAGCGAGGCGGAAATCGAGCCCGAAAACGAGAGCGGCGAGTAG
- a CDS encoding ribonuclease P protein component 4, with translation MGIPAERIDRLHDLAREATADGDVDRAREYVRLARRIAERHRTGLPRRFRRFACDDCDAYLRPGATARVRLQSGRVVVRCLACGATKRYPYED, from the coding sequence ATGGGCATCCCGGCCGAGCGGATCGACCGACTCCACGACCTCGCGCGCGAGGCCACCGCCGACGGCGACGTCGACCGCGCGCGCGAGTACGTTCGGCTGGCCCGCCGGATCGCCGAGCGGCACCGGACCGGCCTGCCGCGGCGCTTCCGGCGGTTCGCCTGCGACGACTGCGACGCGTACCTCCGGCCCGGGGCGACCGCGCGCGTCCGCCTCCAGTCGGGCCGCGTCGTGGTCCGGTGTCTCGCCTGCGGCGCGACGAAGCGCTACCCGTACGAGGACTGA
- a CDS encoding YhbY family RNA-binding protein, producing the protein MDEQELRKAAHDLDVTVWVGKGGIDPVVDEAADQLADRDLIKVKFLRAARGGTTVEELAAELADRTDAEVVETRGNTGVLHK; encoded by the coding sequence ATGGACGAACAGGAGTTACGGAAGGCGGCGCACGATCTGGACGTCACCGTCTGGGTCGGCAAGGGGGGCATCGATCCGGTCGTCGACGAGGCCGCAGACCAGCTGGCCGACCGCGACCTGATCAAGGTGAAGTTCCTCCGGGCGGCCCGCGGCGGGACGACCGTCGAGGAGCTCGCCGCGGAGCTCGCAGACCGGACCGATGCGGAGGTCGTCGAGACGCGCGGTAACACGGGGGTGCTCCACAAATGA
- a CDS encoding mechanosensitive ion channel family protein: MSGAVLQVGVGLSGSIARFLADLGLPDTIAGLAGQAIAFLAVFLVLFYVGRSVLLPLADRVMNSRDLESHAKKPIRRLVVVVLGFVAVTIAFGAAGYGDLLQSLATVAAAATLAIGFAMQDVLKNFVAGIFIYTDKPFKIGDWIEWDGHSGIVEDISFRVSRVRTFDNELLTVPNSALTDGVIKNPVAKDKLRLQVPFGIGYDDDVERATEIIIEEAENHEEILEDPAPTVRLTELGDSSVTLKSRIWIDNPSRADFVKTRAEYVQTVKERFDEEGIDIPYPNRTLGGELTVAGLDEVAPADD, encoded by the coding sequence ATGAGCGGCGCCGTCCTCCAGGTCGGCGTCGGCCTGAGCGGGTCGATCGCGCGGTTCCTCGCCGACCTCGGGCTCCCGGACACGATCGCCGGGCTGGCCGGCCAGGCGATCGCCTTCCTGGCGGTCTTCCTCGTCCTGTTCTACGTCGGCCGGAGCGTCCTGCTCCCGCTTGCGGACCGGGTGATGAACTCCCGCGACCTCGAATCCCACGCCAAGAAGCCGATCCGGCGGCTCGTGGTCGTCGTGCTCGGCTTCGTCGCGGTCACCATCGCCTTCGGCGCCGCGGGCTACGGCGACCTCCTGCAGTCGCTCGCGACCGTCGCGGCCGCGGCTACGCTCGCGATCGGCTTCGCGATGCAGGACGTCCTCAAGAACTTCGTCGCGGGCATTTTCATCTACACCGACAAGCCGTTCAAGATCGGCGACTGGATCGAGTGGGACGGCCACTCCGGCATCGTCGAGGACATCAGCTTCCGCGTCTCCCGGGTCCGGACCTTCGACAACGAACTGCTCACCGTCCCGAACTCGGCGCTGACCGACGGCGTGATCAAAAACCCCGTCGCGAAGGACAAACTCCGCCTGCAGGTCCCCTTCGGGATCGGCTACGACGACGACGTCGAGCGGGCCACCGAGATCATCATCGAGGAGGCCGAAAACCACGAGGAGATCCTCGAAGACCCCGCCCCGACCGTCCGCCTGACCGAACTCGGCGACTCCTCTGTCACGCTCAAATCGCGCATCTGGATCGACAATCCGAGCCGTGCGGACTTCGTGAAGACCCGCGCGGAGTACGTCCAGACGGTGAAAGAGCGCTTCGACGAGGAGGGCATCGACATCCCCTACCCGAACCGGACGCTCGGCGGCGAACTCACCGTCGCGGGCCTCGACGAGGTCGCGCCCGCGGACGACTGA
- a CDS encoding HD domain-containing protein, translating to MAESTPSVGHEYDPEADHNFPDERLNAILPELLSDPEIETYLEAQNVNAVTRKGYNDHGPKHIEIVRNRALNLYDLLKGGDVAFNGAADQGLDEADEAVIVALAATLHDIGHVVHRDEHAYYSIPLASDVLDRILAGFDFYDVRDAVRVKSEVLHAILCHHTEEDPLTTEAGVIRVADALDMERGRSRIPYEKGGRGINTLSSQAIENVTLKPGDGRPVLVEIEMINAAGVYQVDNLLKAKLHNSGLEKHVRIVAVNTKADADDQLVERIEL from the coding sequence ATGGCCGAATCGACGCCGAGCGTCGGACACGAGTACGACCCCGAGGCAGACCACAACTTCCCGGACGAGCGGCTCAACGCGATCCTTCCGGAGCTCCTCTCGGACCCCGAGATCGAGACGTACCTGGAGGCCCAGAACGTCAACGCGGTCACGAGGAAGGGCTACAACGACCACGGGCCGAAGCACATCGAGATCGTCCGCAACCGCGCGCTGAACCTCTATGACCTGCTGAAGGGCGGCGACGTCGCGTTCAACGGCGCCGCGGATCAGGGCCTCGACGAGGCCGACGAGGCGGTGATCGTCGCGCTGGCGGCGACGCTCCACGACATCGGTCACGTCGTCCACCGCGACGAGCACGCGTACTACTCGATCCCGCTGGCCTCGGACGTCCTCGATCGGATCCTCGCCGGCTTCGACTTCTACGACGTCCGCGACGCGGTCCGGGTCAAATCGGAGGTCCTCCACGCGATCCTCTGTCATCACACCGAAGAGGACCCATTGACGACCGAGGCGGGCGTCATCCGCGTCGCCGACGCCCTCGATATGGAGCGCGGCCGCTCGCGGATCCCCTACGAGAAGGGCGGACGGGGCATCAACACCCTCTCCAGCCAGGCGATCGAGAACGTCACCCTCAAGCCCGGAGACGGCCGGCCCGTGCTGGTCGAGATCGAGATGATAAACGCCGCCGGCGTGTATCAGGTCGACAACCTCCTGAAGGCGAAACTCCACAACTCGGGGCTGGAGAAACACGTCCGCATCGTCGCGGTCAACACGAAGGCCGACGCCGACGACCAGCTCGTCGAGCGGATCGAGCTGTAG
- a CDS encoding redoxin domain-containing protein, producing the protein MVSVGDEAPDFTAPLADGDVGSFTLSDHLDEAPVVLAFFPAAFTGTCTTEMCTFRDQMANFEDVGATVYGISIDTPFTLNEFRDQNDLNFGLVSDTNREIIDAYDVSMDFADLGVRDVAKRAVFVVDGSGTVTYAWVSDDPGVEPDYDAVAAAAEEASA; encoded by the coding sequence ATGGTATCAGTCGGCGACGAGGCCCCGGATTTCACCGCACCGCTCGCAGACGGCGACGTCGGCTCGTTCACGCTCTCGGACCACCTCGACGAGGCGCCGGTCGTGCTCGCGTTCTTCCCCGCGGCGTTCACGGGGACCTGCACGACCGAGATGTGTACGTTCCGCGATCAGATGGCGAACTTCGAGGACGTCGGCGCGACGGTCTACGGGATCAGCATCGACACCCCCTTCACGCTCAACGAGTTCCGCGACCAGAACGACCTGAACTTCGGGCTCGTCAGCGACACCAACCGCGAGATCATCGACGCCTACGACGTCTCGATGGACTTCGCCGACCTCGGCGTCCGCGACGTCGCAAAGCGCGCCGTGTTCGTCGTCGACGGCTCGGGAACGGTCACCTACGCGTGGGTCAGCGACGACCCCGGCGTCGAACCCGACTACGACGCGGTCGCCGCGGCGGCCGAAGAGGCGAGCGCTTAG
- a CDS encoding Sec-independent protein translocase subunit TatA/TatB, with protein MYGTITPLFPGLPGGPEVLVVLLILVLLFGANKIPKLARSTGQAMGEFKRGREEIEEELQQMDEDEDEESEATTSSDSETSTETSTETN; from the coding sequence ATGTACGGAACTATCACCCCTCTGTTCCCGGGGCTGCCGGGTGGGCCGGAGGTGCTCGTCGTCCTGCTCATACTGGTGTTGCTGTTCGGCGCGAACAAGATCCCGAAACTCGCCCGGTCGACGGGGCAGGCGATGGGGGAGTTCAAGCGCGGCCGCGAAGAGATCGAAGAGGAACTGCAACAGATGGACGAGGACGAAGACGAGGAGTCCGAGGCGACGACGTCGAGCGACTCCGAGACGTCGACCGAGACGTCGACGGAAACGAACTGA